One window of the Myxococcota bacterium genome contains the following:
- a CDS encoding SWIM zinc finger family protein, whose product MSDEGNGENKRRRRRPRRRPRGKGSRAEGGENSGDSRGEASETQSAGGNGSARSGRGRGNRSQNRGRGRGRNQRNTNGRNRQRRGRVAENWWARRWVEVLEKFAVGRRLGRGRSYARQGNIVDIEIGKGFVTAQVQGSRDAPYLVRMHFSMLSSTDWKKITRALIAQSEIAIELGMGQIPSSIEGVFEEQNLSLFPNASGDLKAACSCPDNANPCKHVAAVYYLLGEEFDRDPFLIFQLRGMERAELMTALGSAAIPKPPAPPLPPEYGGEDPAESEDGELLAAPPPIPEVIEPPPEREIPDEPLPDDPDIFWGGATRPKEEDIEVRIPRTPGAVAARLGGFPFWRGQSNCEAAMARTYRNASITGLDVYLGADETGDADDA is encoded by the coding sequence ATGTCGGACGAAGGCAACGGAGAGAACAAGCGGCGCCGACGCCGACCGCGGCGCCGTCCGCGCGGCAAGGGTTCACGCGCCGAAGGCGGCGAGAACTCGGGCGACTCGCGGGGCGAGGCCAGCGAGACCCAGTCCGCTGGCGGAAACGGCTCTGCCCGCAGCGGTCGGGGGCGCGGCAATCGCTCCCAGAACCGCGGACGCGGGCGCGGCCGGAACCAGCGCAACACGAACGGCCGCAATCGCCAACGACGCGGGCGGGTCGCCGAGAACTGGTGGGCGCGGCGCTGGGTCGAAGTCCTCGAGAAGTTCGCCGTCGGGCGACGGCTCGGACGCGGTCGTTCGTACGCCCGCCAGGGCAACATCGTCGACATCGAGATCGGCAAGGGTTTCGTCACCGCACAGGTGCAGGGATCCCGAGACGCGCCGTATCTCGTCCGCATGCATTTCTCGATGCTCTCCAGCACGGACTGGAAGAAGATCACGCGCGCGCTGATCGCTCAATCGGAGATCGCCATCGAGCTGGGCATGGGTCAGATCCCCAGCAGCATCGAGGGCGTATTCGAGGAGCAGAACCTCTCCCTCTTCCCGAACGCCAGCGGCGACCTGAAGGCCGCGTGCTCCTGCCCGGACAACGCGAATCCCTGCAAGCACGTTGCCGCCGTGTACTACCTGCTGGGAGAGGAGTTCGACCGGGATCCCTTCCTGATCTTCCAGCTTCGCGGGATGGAGCGAGCGGAGCTCATGACGGCGCTCGGGTCGGCTGCGATTCCGAAGCCGCCGGCGCCGCCGCTGCCGCCCGAGTACGGTGGGGAGGACCCGGCGGAGAGCGAGGACGGCGAGCTGCTCGCCGCGCCGCCCCCGATCCCCGAAGTGATCGAACCGCCGCCCGAGCGCGAGATCCCCGACGAGCCGCTGCCCGACGACCCAGACATCTTCTGGGGCGGCGCAACGCGCCCGAAGGAAGAGGACATCGAGGTACGCATCCCCCGGACCCCCGGCGCGGTGGCCGCGCGCCTCGGCGGCTTCCCGTTCTGGCGGGGCCAGTCGAACTGCGAGGCCGCGATGGCGCGCACCTATCGCAACGCCTCGATCACCGGGCTCGACGTCTACCTCGGCGCAGACGAGACCGGCGACGCGGACGACGCCTAG
- a CDS encoding gamma-glutamylcyclotransferase family protein has translation MSPVAVFFYGSYLNRDVLADVELRPERWEPTRLAGYRLEIRPLANLVLDPTALAYGILAEADHAQLERLYTHAREVLGGVYWPHPVLVESLERPGFEPALCYIADALAPGPADPAYVERILGPARSYGFPEPYLAHIASFAPG, from the coding sequence ATGAGCCCGGTCGCCGTCTTCTTCTACGGCTCGTATCTCAACCGCGACGTACTCGCCGATGTCGAGCTTCGCCCCGAACGCTGGGAGCCCACGCGTCTCGCCGGCTACCGGCTCGAGATTCGCCCGCTCGCCAACCTCGTGCTCGACCCAACGGCTCTGGCCTACGGAATCCTTGCCGAAGCGGATCACGCGCAGCTCGAGCGGCTCTACACCCACGCCCGGGAGGTCCTGGGGGGCGTCTATTGGCCGCATCCGGTGCTCGTCGAGTCGCTCGAGCGTCCCGGCTTCGAGCCGGCGCTCTGCTACATCGCGGATGCACTCGCCCCCGGACCGGCCGACCCGGCCTACGTCGAGCGCATTCTCGGCCCCGCACGCAGCTACGGCTTCCCCGAGCCCTACCTCGCGCACATCGCGAGCTTTGCGCCGGGCTAG